Within the Gossypium raimondii isolate GPD5lz chromosome 12, ASM2569854v1, whole genome shotgun sequence genome, the region TTTTGATGATGGGAATTGCAGGTGCTTGCAGATGTCTTGAGCATTGTCACTGAGAAAATAGACATTGTCACATTGGACATTTGCACTTGTCTTCTGCCCCTCCTGTCTAGTCTCCTTGGAAGTGAGATGGATAGGTAAGAATAGTGTCATAATCTTGCACTTTTATGCATTTTTGCAGTCTCTCTGCCTGTTATTTTTGCTCTCAAATTGTTCTGGAAACACCAATTGCTTTCAGTAGTTCTCTGTGGTAATTTTGGTCAACTTTGAAATGCAATACCCGTAAAGTGGTTAAAATGAGTAGTATTTTAGCATTAGTTTTCTGAGGCTCTCTTCACTCTGTTCATTGTATCTTCCAGTAGAATAGGTTTCGGTATTTAACTGCAGCTCCTATATAGGCATTTGTGCATTTGTCTTGACATGCTGCTTAAGCTGGTCAGAGTATTCGGTCCAATGATATATTCAACATTATCTGCTTCAACACCTGTTGGTGTAGACATCGAGGCAGAGCAAAGGTCTGCCTGTTTGCTTCCTAACTGCAAATTTAATATTCAAGTGTTCAGTAATTGGATTATTAACTGAGGTCATGTTGCTGATTGTCCTAGGTTTGAACGTTGCAACCTCTGCTTTGTAGAACTTGAAAAAGTAAAGCGATGTCTCCCCACAGTTACTAGGTGAGCATGGTGGTTATTTAAACATGCAGATGGCTGCTCTACTAGGGTTTAATCATACACAAACTTTCTATACTGTATGACATTTTCCTGAGATCTCCATattcatttatctatttatttatttttgtttccgTTTTCTCCATAGAAGAGGGGGATCGGTGGCAAAGTCTGCCCAGGAATTGAATCTAGCATTTCAAGAAGTGTCATAACCGAAACCAACACATAGAATCATGAGTGCATACACTAAGCTTATTCCGTGTGCTTTTTatggattaaaatattttgctgATGTGGAGTGCAAGTTTTTAGCATTTAAAATGCATGCCGGTGAAAGCATCGACGACTACTTCCATGCATACTGTCAAGTCCTAATGGTCATTGTAAATGGAGGCATTTAATCTGCAAGCTGATTCTACTGCATTGTGAAGGGCTAATGGAGTTGTGTCACACTGCTGCCGGTTGCTGCACAGTTTTTTCAACTTCTAACCCAATAATATGTTGCACATCAATTTGCACCTTTTTGGCTTGTAATGCTTAACTGTgtagtataatataatatatatatatatatacacgtgtTAAAGCTGTTGAAAAACCTGAAAATAGAGCAATCTTTAGCTGCTTGTGTTGGATTGGTGAATTGGGGTTGTGTTGTTTGCATGATTCGTTCTGTAAgattgaaagaaaatgaaagacaAAGCTAAGATATTGATGACGTCATTTGTATTCCTTGAGTTCCtggtattgaaaatttaaagctGCAACTTGTTTTTGGGCTGATTAGATGTCTTTTCTTGGTTAGGGTTTCGTTTTATGGGGCACCCAAAAGTTCCAAATTACAAACATTTTGTTggatgaaaatgattttttttttattttcataaacgGAACACctaagaaaatttttacagaatatgattttttaaataatttttatattgataaataaaatattgatatgaaatttgTGCTTACATgctaatatgattaatattttctattgacATATATTGAGAAAATTTTGTCAGATTAGCCGAAAAACATAATAAGCTAATTACATCATGATTCTTTGGGCAAAGATGCCACTAATTTGATCAATAGAAGAAAGTGTAAGCACTTCTCTTGGGATGTCAAACTTCTATCAAAGGTCATTTTGGTTAAACAGtcagtaattttattaatgtctCTTGGGATATCCGCAAATAACCTCAGGCCAAAGATTGTTTTTAAGCTTGAATCATATGCATTTTAAATACCTATAcaactatatataaaaggaagtCCATACCATAATAGACATCTATTCATTTTTcttcccttcttttcttttgccttGAGAACATTATGAGTAAATTTCAATCTCAAtcctctatttttaaattataagaatgactaaattttaacttgatttctatattttgtatattttaattttgacataatttaatacatcaacttttataatatcattagttagTGGGAGTTCTGCGACATCgatgacaaaattttaaaaataaaaatatagaaattaaatttcaaatatactaACGGTACAAAACTTTTAAAGTttacattataaattaattaagaaataaataattaactgtAGATAAAAATCATACTAATTAATTGTAAATGGATTGATTGAAAATTAAGAGATTCCAGccatttcaaaatatgatatataaaaataaaatagtaaataaattttaagatatttattttagaaagaaAGGAGTTAAATAGATTATTTGATTTACTTTTTTACAAAATGAGAGGTATTGTTTTTTCATAATTATCTTTTAGGATATACTGATAATTTTAGTGAAAGCTAGAATCGAAATTTTATGTCTCGGTTGTTTACCTATAAAATCCACtcgagtttaaattttatttggataacccttttgaatttgaacttttaaaatgaaaattaagagaaaaaaataaactatgctttaaaaaatataaaaagaaagctACCTACTAGTCGctcaattattagtaaattttattttagtcactcaattactcaaattttcttcttccttttgttAGTAATCATTATATAACTTGGCAGGTTTTAAAATTGGAATTATAACAACTTTAACcttcaacatttataaattatgtcaatttagtcttgattctaaaagaTTAACTCTCTTCATTTGCACATtgtgtatttttttcaaatttttctgtgatattaagggttaattttaaaagaataagaaaagataaaattattatattggattttgggtattttcatttttcgtattatttcattcaaatttacttgatagatatttttaaagctttttatGTGAAACGGTTATAAAGAAAAgcgaaattgaaaagaaaaaccaaattacacaatatgtaaatgtttagggttaattttttaaaatcaagattaaattgacataatatataaatgttgaggattaaaattactattatgcatattttaaaagttgtctTGTCATCTTTCGATCaatcatttaacaatttatacaacaacaaaaaaactcGAATAGTTAGGTGATTGCAAGTATAATTTACctccaaaattaatattttattttaagataaacTATATTAACTCAccctaaattttgtttaaaattagattttagtcacctaatttttaaaaattacataatagtTATTAACGTTatcaaattattacatttttgtCTCTCCGCTGTTGACTTCcgtttaaaaaaaatgttataccttaatgaaaaattattttgatatttaaaaaaaagattattcAGTAAACGAATGGTGAGTTTGGATAaacggtgcgtttacctgctgTTAATGTAAAAACAGGGTAGAGataaaaattaagctaaataCACCGCActgcacccaatcgcccattcAAACTCACGAGAAATGTAAGCTTAGGTAGAATCGGTGCAGTTTaagctttattttattaaaagaagtCAAACGAAGTAAAGTATATTATGATGCAGAAGAGTAAGAAGGAGGAGGTGATCACCTCCAATTTCCAATTTTTGTGTTAATTGCATTCAGAGTTCACTCTTAAAAGGCAATGGTGCTTTGCCTCTGCCTTAGGCTTTAGCCTCCTCTCCTGTCTTACTGTGTTTCACTTTACTTGTCCGAGAGAGTTTTCTGATTCTCTATTCCTCATTTTATGTTACATTTTTCCCCAGAGACACAAACCAATACACTTTCAtctctcttcattttttttcctttccagtgccaatttcttctttcaattaAGCTATTATTCCTCCATGGCTTCCAATTTGCAACACGATTCCACTTCTTCCAGTgagctttctttctttctttgttggATTTGAATTTGTTCGGAGATCAATACGAGTTCCATTTCCTTATTTCTTAATCGGCTGTTAGATGAATTTACTCTTTCAGCTCATTCTAGTTATTCCCTTTTAGCACTCTGTTTATCTGgtgttgaatttaaaaaaaaaaaagatataatctTTCATAGTTAATCTCAGTGCTGCCTTTTCATTATATTGTACCTTCCAAGTGCTAAGTTTAGGCCTTGTAATTGTACTGTACCTCAGTACTAATTTCGTTTAATGTTGATGAAACCCCATATCGCATGGTTTGGCTGTTTGTACATTGATGTGTAGCTTGTTCTTTATGTTTCTCTTGTCTTTGTTAGATGAGAAATCGGCTTTGACAACAGACACCGAAGGTATGAAATCAGAAATATCCACCATTGACAGCAAAACTTCGAAACCAGAAGCTTCCCAACCAGCTCAGGCTGGAGCCTCCCCTTCCAATATGGGACCTGGGTTTGTCCCACCCAATCCGTTTGATTCCTCAGCCATGAGTGGCCTTCTTGAGGTAAGcttctctatttttaattttattattctctGGATGGATTACTCTGAATTGTTTCTtcaaatgaaaatgaagttgttattaaatttaatggaaaagtTTAGTTTTTAGTATCAAGTCTAGATTAGTACGTCCGGAGTTCATTTTCAGGTCTTTTTACGTTTTTTTCCATTCATCTCTGGTCGGTCATGCAGTTTATTCTTCTTGTGACtgatttggtttgattttaatctcatttttcatttttgcacAATTCGGTTTCCGTAACAGCTTGTCTTTAAGTCTCAAGTCtgaacaaattttaattttatgtgttGTGGATCTTGACCATCTTGGTCTATTTTAGGATCCAAGCATCAAGAGACTAGCTGAGCAGATAGCAAAAGATCCTTCATTTAACCAAATGGCAGAGCAGCTCACTATGATGTTTCAAGGGGCATCAGCCGAAGAGAGTTTGCCTGAGTTTGAACCACAGCAGTACTATTCGACCATGCAACAGGTTATGCAGAATCCCCAGTTTATGACCATGGCTGAACGCCTGGGTAATGCATTAATGCAGGTACATGTGGCCTCAGTTGCCCATTTAAGCGGATTCACGGTTCTTTTAGTCTTTTACCCTTCTATCACATTAAATGAACTCGCCTCTGGCAGATGAAGTTTTAGTTTTGTCTTCAGGATCCTGCTACGTCTAGTATGCTTGAAAGTTTGTCCAATCCTCAGCAAAAAGACCAGATTGAGGAAAGAATGACACGTATCAAAGAGGATCCATCATTGAAACATATTCTAGAAGAAATAGAGACAGGTGGTCCCACAGCAATGATGAGGTGGGTGATCAAAGTACTAGTAGCATCATAGTATTATAGTGTTGTGGGCACAACAGTTTCTTCTTTAGAATGTATGTAGATGTCTGCATTTAGCTATTTTTCACTAAATTAATAGCAGAAAGGCTTCTGGATTAGGTACTGGAATGATAAAGAAGTTCTCCAGAAGTTGGGTGAAGCAATGGGTCTTGCAGATTCAGGAGATGCAGCCATTTCTGTTGGTAACGCTGCAGCcgatgaagatgatgaagtAGGGAATG harbors:
- the LOC105762684 gene encoding ankyrin repeat domain-containing protein 2B; translated protein: MASNLQHDSTSSNEKSALTTDTEGMKSEISTIDSKTSKPEASQPAQAGASPSNMGPGFVPPNPFDSSAMSGLLEDPSIKRLAEQIAKDPSFNQMAEQLTMMFQGASAEESLPEFEPQQYYSTMQQVMQNPQFMTMAERLGNALMQDPATSSMLESLSNPQQKDQIEERMTRIKEDPSLKHILEEIETGGPTAMMRYWNDKEVLQKLGEAMGLADSGDAAISVGNAAADEDDEVGNEDESIVHHCASVGDVEGLKTALTSGADKDEEDAEGRTALHFACGYGEMKCAQILVEAGARVDALDKNKNTALHYAAGYGRKDCVALLLENGAAVTLQNMDGKTPIEVAQLNNQHEVVKLLEKDGFL